A stretch of Paracoccus sp. MA DNA encodes these proteins:
- a CDS encoding YncE family protein translates to MIRAVAALVLLIGPGIARAGDLGFVTSQNAGAVSVVDLATGAVLAETPVAGAPAPVAYDPAHGRAYVISAETGLLTVLDEAGAVIRTKALPEGAFGIALAPDGGIFVTEWYRQRLMRLDAALETVWTVPTGRAPAGVASDGALVATADRDDDRVSIYDAATGALKSRVAVGGHPYAIAFHDGRLWSVDVMGDRISVIAPETGRLLGQVPTGSHPYGIAFAGGRGFVTDQYAGTVTVFDPQRLEVLGRIATGDYPEGIAPLPDGSGVVVAHWDSNTLVWIDAASLTVTRRIALPDGPRAFGPFTGRQE, encoded by the coding sequence ATGATCCGCGCCGTCGCCGCGCTGGTGCTGCTGATCGGCCCCGGCATCGCGCGGGCGGGCGATCTGGGCTTCGTCACCTCGCAGAACGCCGGAGCGGTCTCGGTGGTCGATCTGGCGACCGGCGCGGTGCTGGCCGAAACGCCCGTCGCGGGCGCGCCGGCACCCGTGGCCTACGATCCCGCGCACGGCCGGGCCTACGTGATCTCGGCCGAGACCGGCCTGCTGACCGTGCTGGACGAGGCCGGCGCGGTGATCCGCACCAAGGCGCTGCCCGAGGGCGCCTTCGGCATCGCCCTGGCGCCGGACGGCGGGATCTTCGTCACCGAATGGTATCGGCAGAGGCTGATGCGGCTGGATGCGGCGCTGGAGACCGTCTGGACCGTGCCGACCGGCCGCGCCCCGGCCGGGGTGGCCAGCGACGGCGCGCTGGTCGCGACGGCGGATCGCGACGACGACCGGGTCTCGATCTACGACGCCGCGACCGGGGCGCTGAAGTCGCGCGTGGCGGTGGGAGGGCATCCCTATGCCATCGCCTTCCATGACGGGCGGCTGTGGTCGGTGGACGTGATGGGCGACCGGATCAGCGTCATCGCGCCGGAAACCGGCAGGCTGCTGGGGCAGGTGCCGACCGGCAGCCACCCCTATGGCATCGCCTTCGCCGGCGGGCGCGGCTTCGTCACCGACCAATATGCCGGGACGGTCACGGTCTTCGATCCGCAGCGGCTGGAGGTTCTGGGGCGCATCGCGACGGGCGACTATCCCGAAGGCATCGCGCCCCTGCCCGACGGCTCGGGCGTGGTGGTGGCGCATTGGGATTCGAACACGCTGGTCTGGATCGACGCGGCCAGCCTGACGGTCACCCGCCGGATCGCGCTGCCGGACGGCCCCCGCGCCTTCGGACCGTTCACGGGCCGGCAGGAGTGA
- a CDS encoding PQQ-dependent catabolism-associated CXXCW motif protein, with protein MTRLWAVLAICLAGAARAEVPEPQDYRGEPYRSETPATLAGARVIDAAEAMRLHGQGVPFIDVLPRTARPEGLPEGTLWNEPPHLSIPGAVWLYDTGYDRLADAEQARLAEGLARLSGGDKAAPMVIFCKRDCWMSWNAGKRAVALGYRGVIWFPDGVEGWQEQGGTLEPVTPAGP; from the coding sequence ATGACCCGGCTCTGGGCGGTGCTGGCGATCTGCCTTGCCGGCGCCGCCCGCGCCGAGGTGCCCGAGCCGCAGGATTATCGCGGCGAGCCCTATCGTTCCGAAACCCCGGCGACGCTGGCCGGGGCGCGCGTGATCGACGCCGCCGAGGCGATGCGGCTGCACGGGCAGGGCGTGCCCTTCATCGACGTGCTGCCCCGGACCGCCCGGCCCGAGGGCCTGCCCGAAGGCACGCTGTGGAACGAGCCGCCGCACCTGTCCATTCCCGGCGCGGTCTGGCTTTACGATACCGGCTACGACCGGCTGGCCGATGCGGAACAGGCGCGGCTGGCCGAGGGACTGGCGCGGCTTTCCGGCGGCGACAAGGCGGCGCCGATGGTGATCTTCTGCAAGCGCGATTGCTGGATGAGCTGGAACGCCGGCAAGCGCGCCGTGGCGCTGGGTTATCGCGGCGTGATCTGGTTTCCCGACGGCGTCGAGGGCTGGCAGGAACAGGGCGGCACGCTCGAGCCCGTCACTCCTGCCGGCCCGTGA
- a CDS encoding c-type cytochrome, methanol metabolism-related: MENGRWYTAEDIPTFKIAEDGTVDYSTFSGYRRYSAECHVCHGPDGEGSTYAPALKNSVLKLDYYEFQEIVASGKQDVNTAANLVMPAFGTNKNVWCYIDDIYVYLLARGAGDLPRGRPGKREDKSDDFTAQEDSCMNG; the protein is encoded by the coding sequence ATGGAGAACGGCCGCTGGTATACGGCCGAGGACATACCGACCTTCAAGATCGCCGAGGACGGGACGGTCGATTACTCGACCTTCTCGGGCTATCGCCGCTATTCGGCGGAATGCCATGTCTGCCACGGCCCGGACGGCGAGGGCTCGACCTATGCGCCGGCGCTGAAGAACTCGGTGCTCAAGCTCGACTATTACGAGTTCCAGGAGATCGTCGCCTCGGGCAAGCAGGACGTGAACACGGCCGCCAATCTGGTCATGCCGGCATTCGGCACCAACAAGAACGTCTGGTGCTATATCGACGACATCTATGTCTATCTGCTGGCGCGGGGCGCGGGCGACCTGCCGCGCGGCCGCCCGGGCAAGAGAGAGGACAAGTCCGATGACTTCACCGCGCAGGAAGATTCCTGCATGAACGGATGA
- a CDS encoding ABC transporter ATP-binding protein, which produces MPQDALSIQHVSHSFGRVPALKDVSLTVPRGGFTALLGVNGAGKTTLFSLITRLYDNTSGRIEVAGHDLRREPGAALARLGVVFQSRALDADLTVAQNLDYHAALHGIPRREARARAAEVLAQVGLSDRLDTRVSALSGGQSRRAEIARALIHRPEILLLDEPTVGLDVKSRAEVVALTRELTRGGVSALWATHILDEIRPEDGLVILHRGEVLARGNAGAIGGDDLTATFLRLTGEEA; this is translated from the coding sequence ATGCCGCAGGACGCGCTTTCCATTCAGCATGTCAGCCACAGTTTCGGTCGCGTCCCTGCGCTGAAGGACGTGTCTCTGACCGTGCCGCGCGGCGGCTTCACCGCGCTGCTGGGGGTGAACGGCGCCGGCAAGACCACGCTGTTCTCGCTGATCACCCGGCTTTACGACAACACCTCGGGCCGGATCGAGGTCGCCGGCCACGACCTGCGGCGCGAGCCGGGCGCGGCGCTGGCGCGGCTGGGGGTGGTGTTCCAGTCCCGGGCGCTGGATGCCGACCTGACCGTGGCGCAGAACCTGGACTATCACGCCGCGCTGCACGGCATCCCGCGGCGCGAGGCGCGGGCGCGCGCCGCCGAGGTGCTGGCGCAGGTCGGCCTGTCGGACCGGCTGGACACGCGGGTCTCGGCGCTGTCGGGCGGCCAGAGCCGCCGGGCCGAGATCGCCCGCGCCCTGATCCACCGCCCCGAGATCCTGCTTCTGGACGAGCCGACCGTCGGGCTTGACGTGAAATCCCGCGCCGAGGTGGTGGCGCTGACCCGCGAACTGACCCGTGGCGGGGTCTCGGCGCTTTGGGCCACGCATATTCTCGACGAGATCCGGCCCGAGGACGGGCTGGTCATCCTGCACCGGGGCGAGGTGCTGGCCCGCGGCAATGCCGGCGCCATCGGCGGCGACGACCTGACCGCCACCTTCCTGCGCCTGACCGGAGAGGAGGCATGA
- a CDS encoding ABC transporter permease — MSHRLTPRMWLTAFLGIARRETLRFVNQRGRFLAALVRPLVWLFIFAAGFRAVLGLSITPPYQTYVLYEVYVTPGLCAMIQLFNGMQSSLSMVYDRETGAMRTLLVSPFPRWFLLACKLVAGVIVSIIQVYAFLAIAWFWGIEPPPVGYLAVLPALMLSGLMLGAMGLFLSSAIRQLENFAGVMNFVIFPMFFASSALYPLWRMNESSPLLHDICAANPFTHAVELIRFALYARFDLLSFSVVSGCLILFFAGAVFMYDPAKGLWARRKGGA; from the coding sequence ATGAGCCACCGCCTGACCCCGCGCATGTGGCTGACCGCCTTCCTGGGCATCGCCCGGCGCGAGACCTTGCGCTTCGTCAACCAGCGCGGCCGCTTTCTTGCGGCTCTGGTCCGGCCCCTGGTCTGGCTGTTCATCTTTGCCGCCGGCTTCCGCGCCGTGCTGGGCCTGTCGATCACGCCGCCCTACCAGACCTATGTGCTTTACGAGGTCTATGTGACCCCGGGCCTTTGCGCGATGATCCAGCTGTTCAACGGCATGCAGTCCTCGCTGTCGATGGTCTACGACCGCGAGACCGGGGCGATGCGCACCCTGCTCGTCAGCCCGTTTCCGCGCTGGTTCCTTTTGGCCTGCAAGCTGGTGGCGGGGGTGATCGTCTCGATCATCCAGGTCTATGCCTTCCTGGCCATCGCCTGGTTCTGGGGGATCGAGCCGCCCCCCGTCGGCTACCTGGCCGTGCTGCCGGCGCTGATGCTCTCGGGGCTGATGCTGGGGGCGATGGGGCTGTTCCTGTCCTCGGCCATCCGGCAGCTGGAAAACTTCGCCGGGGTGATGAATTTCGTCATCTTCCCGATGTTCTTCGCCTCCAGCGCGCTTTACCCGCTGTGGCGGATGAACGAAAGCTCGCCGCTGCTGCACGACATCTGCGCGGCCAATCCCTTCACCCATGCGGTTGAGTTGATCCGCTTTGCCCTTTACGCGCGCTTCGATCTTCTGTCCTTCTCGGTGGTGTCGGGTTGCCTGATCCTGTTCTTTGCAGGGGCCGTGTTCATGTATGATCCGGCCAAGGGGCTCTGGGCCCGGCGAAAGGGGGGAGCATGA
- the mobA gene encoding molybdenum cofactor guanylyltransferase MobA, translated as MTLLPAVILAGGLSTRMGGGNKALRMLAGETLLARVIARLRPQCGGLAINANGDPEQFAAYGLPVIADGFAGFAGPLAGVLAGMDWAAGEGAGSVVSVSVDTPFLPEDLVHRLREARGRSGLAIAASPDESGRLRDHPTCALWPVALRGELREALESGLHRIGQFAAAYDPGRAVFDSRPVDPFLNLNTPEDLARAARLV; from the coding sequence ATGACCCTGCTGCCCGCCGTCATCCTGGCCGGGGGCCTGTCCACCCGCATGGGCGGCGGCAACAAGGCGCTGCGGATGCTGGCGGGCGAGACTTTGCTGGCGCGGGTGATCGCCCGGCTTCGCCCGCAATGCGGCGGGCTGGCGATCAATGCCAATGGCGATCCGGAACAATTCGCCGCATACGGCCTGCCGGTGATCGCGGACGGCTTTGCGGGCTTTGCCGGGCCGCTGGCGGGCGTTCTGGCCGGCATGGACTGGGCGGCGGGCGAGGGGGCCGGGAGCGTGGTCAGCGTCAGCGTCGACACGCCCTTCCTGCCCGAGGATCTGGTGCATCGCCTGCGCGAGGCCCGGGGGCGCAGCGGCCTCGCCATCGCCGCCAGCCCCGACGAAAGCGGGCGGCTGCGCGATCACCCGACCTGCGCGCTCTGGCCCGTGGCCCTGCGCGGCGAGCTGCGCGAGGCATTGGAATCCGGCCTGCACCGCATCGGCCAGTTCGCGGCCGCCTATGATCCGGGGCGGGCGGTCTTCGACAGCCGCCCCGTCGACCCGTTCCTGAACCTGAACACGCCCGAGGACCTGGCCCGCGCCGCCCGGCTGGTCTAG
- a CDS encoding substrate-binding domain-containing protein produces the protein MRRASALVALLICAALPASAQVADLRSKTEFRVCADPAAVPMSSEDGSGFENRIAGLFGEKLGLPVVYTWFPQGSGFIRKTLRAGLCDVVIGYAQGDEMVQNTNHYYTSAYGIVTRRDSPLASVDTLTDPALKDRPIGVVAGTPPATHLARAGLAKDMRGWDLFVDRRVENPVGDMLAQVKSGELAAAVIWGPLAGPLVKQDPDLQFTPLLKESSGPRLFFRITMGVRLEEQEWKRELNSLIRRHQDEIDAILRDAGVPLLDDYGKALKP, from the coding sequence ATGAGACGCGCATCCGCCCTTGTCGCCCTGCTGATCTGCGCCGCGCTGCCCGCGTCGGCGCAGGTCGCCGACCTGCGCTCCAAGACCGAGTTCCGGGTCTGCGCCGATCCCGCCGCCGTCCCGATGTCCTCCGAGGACGGCTCGGGCTTCGAGAACCGCATCGCCGGGCTTTTCGGGGAAAAGCTGGGCCTGCCGGTGGTCTATACCTGGTTCCCGCAGGGCTCGGGCTTCATCCGCAAGACCCTGCGGGCCGGGCTGTGCGACGTCGTCATTGGCTATGCCCAGGGCGACGAGATGGTGCAGAACACCAATCACTACTACACCTCGGCCTATGGCATCGTGACGCGCAGGGACAGCCCGCTGGCCTCGGTCGACACGCTCACGGACCCGGCGCTGAAGGATCGTCCGATCGGCGTCGTGGCCGGCACGCCGCCGGCGACCCATCTGGCGCGGGCGGGGCTGGCCAAGGACATGCGCGGCTGGGACCTGTTCGTGGACCGCCGGGTCGAGAATCCGGTCGGCGACATGCTGGCGCAGGTGAAATCGGGCGAGCTGGCGGCGGCGGTGATCTGGGGACCGCTTGCCGGGCCGCTGGTCAAGCAGGACCCCGATCTGCAATTCACCCCGCTGCTCAAGGAAAGCTCGGGGCCGCGGCTGTTCTTCCGCATCACCATGGGCGTGCGGCTGGAGGAACAGGAATGGAAGCGGGAACTCAACAGCCTGATCCGCCGCCACCAGGACGAGATCGACGCGATCCTGCGCGATGCCGGGGTGCCGCTGCTGGACGATTACGGCAAGGCGCTGAAGCCATGA
- a CDS encoding methanol/ethanol family PQQ-dependent dehydrogenase has product MKNLMNGACLALLMSGTAALANDSVMAEIAKPQQWAIQTGDYANTRYSTLDQINKDNVKDLRVAWTFSTGVLRGHEGSPLVIGDIMYVHTPFPNNVFALDLNDNGKILWRYQPQQDPNVIAVMCCDTVSRGVAYADGLILLHQADTTLVALDAKTGEEKWKVVTGDPAIGETNTATVLPVKDKVIVGVSGGEYGVRGRVTAYSLADGSEVWKAWSTGPDEEMLVDPENTTHLGKPIGADSSLNSWEGDQWKIGGGTTWGWYSYDPELNLVYYGTGNPSTWNPSQRPGDNKWSMTIMARDADTGMAKWFYQMTPHDEWDYDGVNEMILTNQTIDGQERKLLTHFDRNGLAYTMDRETGELLVAEKYDPVVNWTTGVDMDPNSETYGRPAVVAEYSTAQNGEDENTTGVCPAALGTKDQQPAAFSPKTNLFYVPTNHVCMDYEPFRVAYTAGQPYVGATLSMYPAPDSHGGMGNFIAWDNTTGQIKWSIPEQFSVWSGALATAGDVVFYGTLEGYLKAVDAETGDELYKFKTPSGIIGNVMTYEHGGKQYIGILSGVGGWAGIGLAAGLTNPNDGLGAVGGYASLSQYTELGGQLTVFELPG; this is encoded by the coding sequence ATGAAAAACCTGATGAATGGCGCCTGCCTCGCGCTGCTCATGTCCGGCACGGCTGCGCTGGCCAATGACAGCGTGATGGCCGAGATCGCCAAGCCCCAGCAATGGGCGATCCAGACCGGCGATTACGCGAATACCCGCTACTCGACGCTGGACCAGATCAACAAGGACAACGTCAAGGACCTGCGCGTCGCCTGGACCTTCTCGACCGGGGTGCTGCGCGGGCATGAAGGCTCGCCGCTGGTGATCGGCGACATCATGTATGTCCACACGCCCTTCCCGAACAACGTCTTCGCGCTGGACCTGAACGACAACGGCAAGATCCTGTGGCGCTACCAGCCGCAGCAGGACCCGAACGTCATCGCGGTGATGTGCTGCGACACCGTCAGCCGCGGCGTGGCCTATGCGGACGGCCTGATCCTGCTGCACCAGGCCGATACCACCCTGGTGGCGCTGGACGCCAAGACCGGGGAAGAAAAGTGGAAGGTCGTCACCGGCGATCCCGCCATCGGCGAGACCAACACCGCGACCGTGCTGCCGGTCAAGGACAAGGTGATCGTCGGCGTCTCGGGCGGCGAATACGGCGTGCGCGGCCGGGTGACGGCCTACAGCCTCGCCGACGGCTCCGAGGTCTGGAAGGCCTGGTCCACCGGCCCGGACGAGGAAATGCTGGTCGATCCCGAAAACACCACGCATCTGGGCAAGCCCATCGGCGCCGACAGCTCGCTGAACAGCTGGGAAGGCGACCAGTGGAAGATCGGCGGCGGCACCACCTGGGGCTGGTACAGCTATGACCCCGAGCTGAACCTGGTCTATTACGGCACCGGCAACCCCTCGACCTGGAACCCCTCGCAGCGCCCCGGGGACAACAAGTGGTCGATGACGATCATGGCGCGGGATGCCGATACCGGCATGGCGAAATGGTTCTACCAGATGACGCCCCATGACGAATGGGACTATGACGGCGTCAACGAGATGATCCTGACCAACCAGACCATCGACGGCCAGGAACGCAAGCTGCTGACCCATTTCGACCGCAACGGCCTGGCCTATACCATGGATCGCGAGACCGGCGAGCTGCTGGTGGCCGAGAAATACGATCCGGTGGTGAACTGGACCACCGGGGTCGACATGGACCCGAATTCGGAAACCTATGGCCGCCCGGCCGTGGTCGCCGAATACTCGACCGCCCAGAACGGCGAGGACGAGAACACCACCGGCGTCTGCCCGGCCGCGCTGGGCACCAAGGACCAGCAGCCGGCGGCCTTCTCGCCCAAGACCAACCTGTTCTACGTGCCGACCAACCATGTCTGCATGGATTACGAACCCTTCCGGGTGGCCTATACCGCCGGCCAGCCCTATGTCGGCGCGACGCTGTCCATGTATCCCGCGCCGGACAGCCATGGCGGCATGGGCAACTTCATCGCCTGGGACAACACCACGGGCCAGATCAAGTGGTCCATTCCCGAACAGTTCTCGGTCTGGTCGGGCGCGCTGGCGACGGCGGGCGACGTGGTCTTCTACGGCACGCTGGAAGGCTATCTGAAGGCCGTGGACGCCGAGACCGGCGACGAGCTCTACAAGTTCAAGACCCCTTCGGGCATCATCGGCAACGTCATGACCTATGAGCACGGCGGCAAGCAGTATATCGGCATCCTGTCCGGTGTCGGCGGCTGGGCCGGGATCGGTCTGGCGGCGGGCCTGACCAATCCCAATGACGGGCTTGGCGCGGTGGGCGGCTATGCCTCGCTGTCGCAATACACCGAGCTGGGCGGCCAGCTGACCGTGTTCGAGCTGCCGGGCTAA
- a CDS encoding ABC transporter substrate-binding protein: MAAPALAQDSAQPQTVRAAVLRVDVPRLPPISRLDAPPGDLGFAGARLAIEDNDTTGRFMGQDFEALEVTATPETAPAEMDKLLAEGIPFIVTLAGEAETLALADQAGDRALVLNALARGDNLRGKDCRFNVIHAAPSHAMLADALAQFLMWKKWPNWFLIAGSHPEDVALADAYRRAAAKFGAKIVEERTYEDTGGSRRSDSGHVQVQQQMPVFTQRAPAHDVLIAADENDVFANWLPYATWDPRPVAGSAGLVPRSWAPSLEAWGATQFQNRFEKLANRPIREEDYQTWVALRMIGEAATRTQSTDPATLKEFMLSENFEVAGFKGQKLTLRDWDHQLRQPILLATPSVTASVSPQDQYLHQSSALDSLGIDRPETECKF, encoded by the coding sequence ATGGCAGCCCCGGCCCTCGCGCAAGATTCCGCGCAGCCGCAGACGGTGCGCGCCGCGGTGCTGCGGGTGGACGTGCCGCGCCTGCCGCCGATCTCGCGGCTGGATGCGCCGCCCGGGGATCTGGGCTTTGCCGGGGCGCGGCTGGCGATCGAGGACAACGACACCACCGGCCGTTTCATGGGCCAGGATTTCGAGGCGCTGGAGGTCACCGCCACCCCCGAGACCGCCCCGGCCGAGATGGACAAGCTGCTGGCCGAGGGCATCCCCTTCATCGTCACGCTGGCCGGCGAGGCCGAGACGCTGGCGCTGGCCGATCAGGCCGGGGACCGGGCGCTGGTGCTGAACGCGCTGGCGCGCGGCGACAACCTGCGCGGCAAGGACTGCCGCTTCAACGTGATCCATGCCGCGCCCAGCCATGCCATGCTGGCCGATGCGCTGGCGCAGTTCCTGATGTGGAAGAAATGGCCGAACTGGTTCCTGATCGCAGGCAGCCATCCCGAGGACGTGGCCCTGGCCGATGCCTATCGCCGCGCCGCCGCCAAGTTCGGCGCCAAGATCGTCGAGGAGCGCACCTATGAGGATACCGGCGGCAGCCGGCGCAGCGACAGCGGCCATGTGCAGGTCCAACAGCAGATGCCGGTCTTTACCCAGCGCGCGCCGGCCCATGACGTGCTGATCGCCGCGGACGAGAACGACGTCTTCGCCAACTGGCTGCCCTATGCGACCTGGGACCCGCGCCCGGTCGCCGGCTCGGCCGGGCTGGTGCCGCGCAGCTGGGCCCCCTCGCTGGAAGCCTGGGGCGCGACGCAGTTCCAGAACCGCTTCGAGAAGCTCGCCAACCGCCCGATCCGCGAGGAGGATTACCAGACCTGGGTGGCGCTGCGCATGATCGGCGAGGCGGCGACCCGGACGCAAAGCACCGATCCGGCGACGCTGAAGGAGTTCATGCTGTCCGAGAATTTCGAGGTGGCGGGCTTCAAGGGCCAGAAGCTGACGCTGCGCGACTGGGACCACCAGCTGCGCCAGCCGATCCTGCTGGCGACGCCTTCCGTGACCGCCTCGGTCAGCCCGCAGGACCAGTATCTGCACCAAAGCTCGGCGCTGGATTCGCTGGGCATCGACCGGCCCGAAACCGAATGCAAGTTCTGA
- a CDS encoding DUF3280 domain-containing protein has translation MAFLRLILILCAAALAGPGPGAAQPAGGAAAPPGSAVWFGLHFIDTSTEGAVNGVREDETRRVEMAETVIAEDLRGRGFTLLEPPADQVARIKNPTQSNGSDSRIAREMGAQYAISGEVQKVSNLILTLNLYIRDAESGGTLRAGVVDIRGNTDESFRRGYRYLLKNIIFREE, from the coding sequence ATGGCATTCCTGCGGCTCATCCTGATCCTTTGCGCCGCCGCGCTGGCCGGGCCGGGCCCAGGGGCGGCCCAGCCTGCCGGCGGCGCTGCCGCGCCGCCCGGCAGCGCGGTCTGGTTCGGCCTGCATTTCATCGACACCTCGACCGAAGGCGCCGTCAACGGCGTGCGCGAGGACGAGACCCGCCGCGTCGAGATGGCCGAGACGGTCATCGCCGAAGATCTGCGCGGCCGCGGCTTCACCCTGCTTGAGCCGCCCGCCGACCAGGTGGCGCGGATCAAGAACCCGACCCAGTCCAACGGCAGCGACAGCCGCATCGCGCGCGAGATGGGCGCGCAATACGCCATCTCGGGCGAGGTGCAGAAGGTCTCGAACCTGATCCTGACGCTGAACCTTTATATCCGCGATGCCGAAAGCGGCGGAACGCTGCGCGCCGGCGTGGTCGATATCCGCGGCAATACCGATGAAAGCTTTCGCCGCGGCTATCGCTATCTGCTCAAGAACATCATCTTTCGGGAGGAATAA
- a CDS encoding YVTN family beta-propeller repeat protein, with protein MKAATAILTSALCLGFALPAAANRVFVSNEKGNDVTVLDSETLEVIGTYPVGARPRGITISPDGKELYVCASDDDLVRVFNPETMEEMHTLPSGPDPELFVLHPSGNPLYIANEDDNLVTVVDTQTHKVLAEIPVGVEPEGMGVSPDGKVVINTSETTNMAHFIDSESFEIFANVLVDSRPRFAQFNDAGTKLYVSSEIGGTVSVIDPATQEITKKISFEIPGVLPEAIQPVGVRVTGDGSKVFVALGPANRVAVIDGETDEVQEYLLVGQRVWQMAFTPDEKYLFTTNGNSNDVSVIDVAALKVVKSVPVGQQPWGVVVAPN; from the coding sequence ATGAAAGCTGCAACCGCCATCCTGACCTCGGCCCTGTGCCTGGGTTTCGCCCTGCCGGCCGCCGCCAACCGGGTGTTCGTCAGCAATGAAAAGGGCAATGACGTCACCGTGCTGGACAGCGAGACGCTGGAGGTGATCGGCACCTATCCGGTCGGCGCCCGCCCGCGCGGCATCACCATCAGCCCGGACGGGAAGGAGCTTTACGTCTGCGCCTCGGACGACGACCTGGTGCGGGTTTTCAATCCCGAGACGATGGAAGAGATGCACACCCTGCCTTCCGGTCCCGACCCCGAGCTGTTCGTGCTGCACCCTTCGGGCAATCCGCTCTACATCGCGAACGAGGACGACAACCTGGTGACCGTGGTCGACACCCAGACCCACAAGGTCCTGGCCGAGATCCCGGTCGGCGTCGAGCCCGAGGGCATGGGCGTCAGCCCCGACGGCAAGGTGGTCATCAACACATCGGAAACCACCAACATGGCGCATTTCATCGACAGCGAAAGCTTCGAGATCTTCGCCAATGTGCTGGTGGATTCCCGCCCGCGCTTCGCGCAGTTCAACGATGCCGGGACCAAGCTTTACGTCAGTTCGGAAATCGGCGGCACGGTCAGCGTGATCGATCCGGCGACGCAGGAGATCACCAAGAAGATCAGCTTCGAGATCCCCGGCGTGCTGCCCGAGGCGATTCAGCCGGTCGGCGTGCGCGTCACCGGCGACGGCAGCAAGGTCTTCGTCGCCCTGGGCCCGGCCAACCGCGTCGCGGTGATCGACGGCGAGACCGACGAGGTCCAGGAATATCTGCTGGTCGGCCAGCGCGTCTGGCAGATGGCCTTCACGCCGGACGAGAAATACCTGTTCACCACGAACGGCAATTCCAACGATGTTTCGGTGATCGACGTGGCGGCGCTGAAGGTCGTCAAATCCGTGCCCGTGGGCCAGCAGCCCTGGGGCGTGGTCGTCGCGCCCAACTGA
- a CDS encoding SRPBCC family protein, with translation MIRLLALTMGAAMALAPAAEAHGPVRLKLEMQQKLDAGPDEVWAAIGRFDDMSWHPAIASLELAGDGSADRPETSTRVLHLKADAGDPTITEVLSKWQPEKRCYAYRISEVEVSVLPVTNYAATLCVQDEGGKALVSWKGGFYRGYPNNEPPPELNDEAAIQAVTGVYRAGLDALAERFGKAE, from the coding sequence ATGATCCGACTGCTGGCCCTGACGATGGGCGCGGCCATGGCGCTGGCCCCGGCGGCCGAAGCGCATGGGCCGGTGCGGCTGAAGCTGGAGATGCAGCAGAAGCTGGACGCCGGCCCCGACGAGGTCTGGGCCGCGATCGGCAGGTTCGACGACATGAGCTGGCACCCCGCCATCGCCAGCCTAGAGCTGGCCGGAGACGGATCGGCCGACCGGCCCGAGACCTCGACCCGGGTGCTGCATCTCAAGGCCGATGCTGGCGATCCGACCATCACCGAAGTCCTGTCGAAATGGCAGCCCGAGAAACGCTGCTACGCCTATCGCATTAGCGAGGTCGAGGTAAGCGTGCTGCCGGTGACGAACTATGCCGCCACGCTTTGCGTCCAGGACGAGGGCGGCAAGGCGCTGGTCAGCTGGAAGGGCGGCTTCTATCGCGGCTATCCGAACAACGAGCCGCCGCCCGAGCTGAACGACGAGGCGGCGATCCAGGCCGTGACCGGGGTCTATCGGGCCGGCCTGGACGCGCTGGCCGAAAGGTTCGGCAAGGCGGAATGA